A region of the Plasmodium brasilianum strain Bolivian I chromosome Unknown PB_00_01, whole genome shotgun sequence genome:
ctgataaaatgaaatggaaaaaaaaaaaaaaaaaataaaataacagaTTTATACGATAAAGTGGTGAAATGGAGATCTCTTCAAATTTGATGTTAAATAATAGTACGTATACTTTTTGATATACCTATGTATTTACTTAAAATGTGAAAGCAAGAACATACTTACTGTATATAAAGATACATGAGGtgttatttgttttatgcTAACATGGACACCTAACATCATTTAATATCATATGAATAGGTTAACTTTCGGTCAATATACCTTcctactattttttattccggaaatgtatgaatgtataaGATTGtgtatctatttttttttttattttatattttatttatatttattttatttatatttattttatttatatttattttatttatatttatatttattttattttttttatttttatttttttttattttatttttttaaattcccctgccacatttatatattttcactcctttttataaattataaggaAAActgttaaataattttaactcGTAAAGTATTCAAATTTTCGCTAAAAGGGATGAAAAATGGTtcaaatgaaagaaaatagAATTTTCCTGTGAGCAAATTAAAATCTTCCGTGTTAAGCATTTTGGAGTAACACGCTTTTAGAGTAATACACTTTCTGGaatgaatttaaaatttttttttttttttttttttttttttttttgttgttgttacCTGAGTAGTTACATTGCAttatataattgaaaaataatgtaaatcaTTTCAATTTCCGCTGGTAATGTACTTTAAGTCGTATTTACCTTTATTGAGGATTTCAAATactgctctttttttttttttttttccttttctgaCACGGCTGTTTTATGCAAACCTTTTATTAGAGCATGTTGATACGTTACAAGTAAAAAAGTGTGTGTATGTTTGTtcgtgtgtgtgtgtgtgtgcaagagtacatatatgtatggatATATTTTCATGGGTATGTACGtacgcatatgtatgtatgcgcCCCGTGTACATTAAATAGAAAGTGGAGGAATAGTCGTATAATTATGCTGTTGTaataaactatttttttcgtCCCCCTTCCCCTTCTTCTGTTTTTCcgtattctttttttttgagaacaataaattttatttccaaaaaaaaagaaaaacaaaacaaaaaagatgttatctttttcttcttaatgatgtttcattttgtaaggtttttaaaaaatgactACGAATAAGAAACACAAATTTTTTCTGTTTGACGTCGATGGAACTTTGACTCACTCTAGAAAAGTAAGAATAATCAATTGAAATGGAATACAAGTACGAccttcttctttctttttcttttttatgccCAGCTGTGTGTTGTCCTATCCGTCCCCTCCTAGTACACGTATAAATTTACGTCTGAACGTTAATGTCTATGTACGCACGAACACATAAGGGAACATCCTTGCATATTAGCCGATCGACCAAAATATGGTTGGCATTTTGTTAGAACTGAAGTCGAGGGACAAAAATTCCATAGGAGTAGTAGGAGGCTctgattataaaaaaatcatagaacaaataaaacGTAACAAGacaaaaagggaaaaaaaaaaaaaaaaggaactaCGAGTAGTGTATTATGCTTGCGTCTGTGTGATTATGTTCTGTACCGGGTCCTACATATGTaaacagatatatatatatatatatatatatattatatatatatatgtgtatatacgaATATGTGGGTCAAAACTAATTCATCGTGCTTCTTTccctttttccctttttcccTTTCAAGACCCCGAGATGTTTGATTATATATTCTCTGAAAACGGTGTAGTGGCACATAAGAACAACGAGCAGTATTTTTCGGAGGTAAGAGGAGGACGCATAATTGCTCCGTCTGTACGAAACTTTATTTTCAACACAAGCAGATTATAAGTAGATTCTTATCTTTTACATGTAGATTGGAgatgacttttttttttttttttttttttttttttttttttgatagaGTATAACCAGTTTTTTGGGAGAggagaaattaaaaaaggtgATAAATTATTGCTTGGTATATATTGCTAATTTGGATATACCAAAGAAGaggttaaaaaaagaagtaaaataaaaaaaaaaaaaaaaaaaaaatttaccttAATAGACTATTCAAAATGGTTAggttaaaaatgttttaaagctgttcaaatatatgtacatgtatatatatacttcgTTATTTAATGGTACTTTCTTTTTAGAGGTACATTTGTGGAATTACGAAAGGGGATAATAAACATTAGTCCTATTGGTAGGAATTGCTCTCAGGAAGAGAGGGAAGAATTCTGTGCATATAATTTAGAGAAGGATGTTATTAAAACTTTTCGCTTAAACCTGATGAATGAGTAACCAGCATGTTACAATTCTTTTACTAGTGTATTGTTTTACGTGTCGTTGTTCTGAATATGTGCGTTGAATATAAGCACTtgtatgtgtaaatatacgtatgttCATTCGCTCAATTAATCAGTCAGCTACTCATCTGCAACTGCATTTTTTTcactcttttattttttttttccaatttttttttttttatgaatgcCTCTTGTCGCACATAAAAAGGTTCAAGGATTTTAACTTGACGTTTTCCATTGGGGGACAGATATCGATAGACTGCTTTCCAACAgtaagagagaaaaaaaaaaaatagcatatATATCGTAAATAGCATAAACAGCATAAATATCATAAATAGCGTAAATATCATAAATAGCGTAAATATCATAAATAGCGTAAATATCATAAATAGCGTAAATATCATAAATAGCGTAAATATCATAAATAGAGTAAATATCATAAATAGCGTAAATATCATAAATAGAGTAAATATCATAAATAGCataaatatcatatatagcataaatatcatatatagtaaaaattgtaaaagcATCACTTACGAAGCTACACACTACTTGTGTGGGAGCAACGGCCATTTACATCCCACTTGAGGGGCGtgtagaaaatataaaagaataaaaagtaaaaggtaactgtacatatatatatatggaagtATGCACACGcgtttataaaaataaatttccatTTTCAGGGGTGGGACAAGACATTTTGCTTAAGACACATCGAAGGGATATTCAgcgaaatttatttttttggtgATAAGACGGAAAAGGtgagaaaaaaagaggagaCAAGGAATGGAATTGTTTTTCTTGTCCGCACCGTTTATCTGTTCGTGTgttcttttattcttttgtaCCTCATTTGTTCATCTGTTCAtctgttcatttgttcatttgttcacttgttcatattattttgtttttttttttctaaatttttgcaatttttgtaattttcgtaattttcgtatttttcatatttttcgtGTTTTTCGTGTTTTTCGTgattttcttgttttttgtGATTTTCCTGTTTTTTGTGATTTTCCTGTTTTTTGTGATTTTCCTGTTTTTTGTGATTTTCCTGTTTTTTGTgattttcttgttttttgagtttttcccatttttccATTAACAAATCAGGGAGGAAATGACTACGAACTATTTAACGACAAAAGGGTGCGAGGCTACTCAGTCACATGCCCAGCGGATACTATACAAGTTATAAGGACGTTTTTAGACACATGATGGATGAtcatttttttggttttatCGTGGTTtgaagttttattttattttattattttattttattattttatatattatgttattatattattttactatattttattatattattctactatattttattatattattctactatattttgttatattattctgctatattttattatattattctactatattttattatattattctactatattttattatattattctactatattttattatattattctactatattttattatattattctattttattttaatgttttatattataatattattttattattattatttttttttgttaacttatcattttgttttaaaatgtGTACACTGTTGGAAAAATGAGGAATGCTTTACCGTTGGGTAGTATGGTCATTGACtttgtataaatacatacacggGGGTAACCAATTTTTTACGTgcacaaaataaataaaacagttTGAATAAATTTAGAGCTATTTAATCCTATATAtctcttttttatgtttatgaaCAAGAACAGCGACCATTTTGTTTGACACGTCGTCCTTCCGTTCAAACTGTGAACATCCTTTTTATGAgctatacgtacatatatatatacatatatatatacatacatatatatatacatacatatatatatacatacatatatatatacatacatatatatatttatatatttatgtactgtgtaggttttttttttttttttcgtttgtaagtagcattattttatacacCAAACAGTATAACTCATTAAATGtaggaaaatatttttcgaCAAAATTTACTCATCACAACGTAATGTGATAACAACAATTGTATAATTCGAAAGTACTTTTAACTTTTCATCCTTGTATTGTTCGGtggtattttaaaataatttaatcaAACCAGAAATATATACCATTTGTATAAACCCTCAGACGATTCACGATATGGTGTGATGATATCGtttagcatatatataaattcgctatataagaaaaagtaaaataaaataatgctGCGTATAATTGGTGAAGCACATTCGAccaagtaatatatataaagtagtTCGCCGCATGAAATCTGCAAacgaaaaggaaaaaaatatataagcaaattttatttcttttttcttttttgcttggcatttccttttcctttttttatgttcgTATGTGCAACTCCACAATGCATCATTtcggacaaaaaaaaaaaaaaaaaaaaaaaatagaaaagcgCATAGGATATATGTGATGTAGTATATGCGAAAAATTGCGCtacatttattcatataatatacacatgtacatttatgtgtatggttatatttgcatatatatgtgtatacatacatatatgcattatatatatatatatatatatatatatatatatatatatatgtgtgcatatatctATGCATGCGTACGTGTTATTCGTTGTAAAGTAggaattttgaaaattgaaactctattttaatatatgtacttaaaCATTTTGACTATACTGAGTTGTTGTTATCCGcaaatttttaatgtttttggCGTTTGCGGGTAGtgatattttttagtttaatatttctttttccatttttctgACTTGTATGtaatctctttttttttttttttatgaactgGTCAAGTAAACTTTTTCGTTATCCCTTTGTAAATTTGAAATAGTTtcaatgtaatttttttgacAGAGAAGctttattattgtaaaaaaaaaaaaaaaaaagggaaaaaggaaaaacagaAGAACAGAAGAAAAGAAGAGGAATAAAGTAAAGAAGaggaataaagaaaagaagaggaataaagaaaagaagaggaataaagaaaagaagaggaataaagaaaagaagaggaataaagaaaagaagaggaataaagaaaagaagaggaataaagaaaagaagaggaataaagaaaaggaaaaggaataaagaaaaggaaaaggaataaagaaaagaaaaaaaggaaaaaaagaaaaaaaggaaaaaaaggaaaaaaagaaaaaaaggaaaaaaagaaaaatataaaatatgggAGCAGGACAAGCGAAACAACATAATATGGGTAAGAGGAAAGAAGAGAAGAAGCTTCGTTACTTGTATGAGCGAACATATAGGGCGCAAAAGAGTTAAAATTACAGTCTTTTCTTGTGCATAACAACGCGTATGCACATGTggacatgtatatacatatacataaatatacatacatatacatatacgtacatatacgtacatatacgtacatatatatttgggGGTATGCGAAACAGTCTCACCCCTACTTAACAGCAAAGTTTTGCGTGTTGTCCCaatttaaaattactttcttttaaaatcctatttattttttattttattatattttttattttattttatcatattttttattttattttattatattttttattttattttattttattatatattttttttttttttggtatccCGCTCATCCCTCTTTTCTAAGGCTACAGAGTTATCAAAGTGAGTGAGAACAGTCCTGCAAGTGAGTGTAacatagaaatatttttcgaCTACATTGTTCAAGCTGATAATTTGAAATTATTAGATGGGTTTAGATACACATATGATAATTTCGTAGAGAAGTTGAgacaaaatgaaaacaaagaATTACTTCTGTTAGTATATAACTGCCGCTATAACGAAATGAaacaagtaaaaattataccaAGAAAATGGAAGGGAAATGGGTTACTAGGAATAAATTTAAGCTATGAATCGTCGAATGCAATGAATGAAGGAGTTCGTGTATTAGAAATTTTTGAAGGTTCCCCTGCATTTAAAAGTAATTTAATAGAATATAGTGACTACATAATAGGACAagagaataatatatttagaaatcAAGATGAgttaacaaattatattgaTACAaactatttaaattatattaaagaaaaaaaaactgaaCCGTTCaggttatatttttttgtatataataaagatacagagaaaataagaaaagtaCAAATAGAACCTAATAACTCATGGGGATGTAAAGGATTACTAGGATGTAACATAGGAACTggatttatacataaaattccattttgcaaaaatgataattttataaaaggaTTAGATCCAAATAATGTAGAAGGTCCTCAAGCTATACATATTGGCAATTCGAGTATGAGTAGCGAAAGGAACAATGATGTACGTAATGACGATTCACCTACGAATTTGGAACAGGGTAGTGAAGTAGGGGCTGCTAGCAAAGGTGATAAGGTTGGCGGAATTGCACATATTGGAGATAGTGAAGGAGAGATGGGCAGAACTAAAGGATTTCTTATCCCTGGAAAAGTTGGTAGTATTGTGGACATTGAACATACAATGAACAATGAGCAAACGAAAGAAACTCAAATAAGCAGAACCCATATTAGCAACAGAGAATATTCAAGTGAtgataacaaaaattataaaaaaatgaaaacatgttattatgtaaataataactaTGATACATCTAAATTTTCAGGAAACATTATTAAGAAAGAcattttgaataataataagaatgatgatgatgataatgatgatgataatgatgatgctgatgatgataatgatgatgataatgatgatgatgataatgataatgataatgatggTGGTACTGCTAATGATAATGATGGTGGTACTGCTAATGATAATGATGGTGGTACTGATAAGAACGAATGCGATATAAGTAATACCATCGAATTGGCAAAAGAggatttagaaaaatatagtaaaagtGAGGATGATTC
Encoded here:
- a CDS encoding golgi re-assembly stacking protein translates to MGAGQAKQHNMGKRKEEKKLRYLYERTYRAQKSYRVIKVSENSPASECNIEIFFDYIVQADNLKLLDGFRYTYDNFVEKLRQNENKELLLLVYNCRYNEMKQVKIIPRKWKGNGLLGINLSYESSNAMNEGVRVLEIFEGSPAFKSNLIEYSDYIIGQENNIFRNQDELTNYIDTNYLNYIKEKKTEPFRLYFFVYNKDTEKIRKVQIEPNNSWGCKGLLGCNIGTGFIHKIPFCKNDNFIKGLDPNNVEGPQAIHIGNSSMSSERNNDVRNDDSPTNLEQGSEVGAASKGDKVGGIAHIGDSEGEMGRTKGFLIPGKVGSIVDIEHTMNNEQTKETQISRTHISNREYSSDDNKNYKKMKTCYYVNNNYDTSKFSGNIIKKDILNNNKNDDDDNDDDNDDADDDNDDDNDDDDNDNDNDGGTANDNDGGTANDNDGGTDKNECDISNTIELAKEDLEKYSKSEDDSLSSSDKRNENGYVDDYTDYVRSMRIYSKEMNEIYESMNKNSELLNSIKMRTVQNSLDENYSTNSNKLSHTHAYTQKNDQEQFVFPYACDKEEKEKI
- a CDS encoding haloacid dehalogenase-like hydrolase, which translates into the protein MTTNKKHKFFLFDVDGTLTHSRKPIDQNMVGILLELKSRDKNSIGVVGGSDYKKIIEQIKHPEMFDYIFSENGVVAHKNNEQYFSESITSFLGEEKLKKVINYCLVYIANLDIPKKRGTFVELRKGIINISPIGRNCSQEEREEFCAYNLEKDVIKTFRLNLMNEFKDFNLTFSIGGQISIDCFPTGWDKTFCLRHIEGIFSEIYFFGDKTEKGGNDYELFNDKRVRGYSVTCPADTIQRSFIIVKKKKKKGKRKNRRTEEKKRNKVKKRNKEKKRNKEKKRNKEKKRNKEKKRNKEKKRNKEKKRNKEKKRNKEKEKE